One genomic segment of Rhinolophus sinicus isolate RSC01 linkage group LG11, ASM3656204v1, whole genome shotgun sequence includes these proteins:
- the NLRP9 gene encoding LOW QUALITY PROTEIN: NACHT, LRR and PYD domains-containing protein 9 (The sequence of the model RefSeq protein was modified relative to this genomic sequence to represent the inferred CDS: substituted 1 base at 1 genomic stop codon), with product MAEFFFSDFGLFCYLKELRKEEFWKFKELLKQEPLKFELKAIPWPELKKASREDLAKLLDKHYPGKQAWEVTLSLFLQINRSDLWTKAREEISNELNPYKNHIKKKFRLIWEKETCLQVSDDFYTETTKNEYEELTAAYTADQAGQPILTVVLLGSQGIGKTTLLRKVMLEWAEGNLWKERFTFIFFFNGCEMNSITETSLVELLSRDWPESSEPLEDIFSQPERILFIMDGFEKLKFDLDLDTNLCNDWRQRCPTQVILSSLLRKKMLPESSLLVALGVTGMRKNFYLLQHPKYIALSGLSEHDRKLYFSHFFREKNKASRAFSFVRDNASLFVLCHCLLACWLVCTCMKWQLERREDLGIACESTTSLYVSFFTSVFKSGLQNCPPRQSRACLQSLCTLAAEGIWTDMFVFYPGDLRRNGVSQPDASMWESLRLLQRNCDCFTFIHRCVQEFCAAMWYLLRQPQDNPNPAIGTVFQLVTAVVTQAPTYLLQTGVFLFGFSTEKTTNLLETCFGFPLSKEIKQEITKSLQSLSQYDPHQVVLNFRELFNSLFETQEKEFITQVMDFFEDVNIYISNTDDLVVSAFCLKHSQNLQKLHLCVENVFSDDCGSILNNNQKLSFWRDLCSVFTTSRNMQILDLDNCNFNEASQAVLCKALAQPVCRLQKLAXVGWYTVLHLGNGVDFFKAVLHNPYLKYLNLHGTCLSCGDVGQLRQTLTHPRCNIEQLMLGKCDITDEACKEIASVLVCNQKLKLLSLIENPVMNEGMMVLCDALRHPHCALETLLLTYCCLTSVACDYISQALLCNKFLSLLDLGSNFLEDNGVMSLCEALKHPSCNLQQLWLVGCYLTPICCKDLSAVLISNEKLKTLKLGDNNIQDAGVKQLCEALKHPNCKLENLGLEICQLTTACCEDLASALSVCKSLRGLNLDWNSLDHDGLLVLCEALSHLDCALQLLGLDKSAFDEETQLLLTAVEEKNPHLTILHQPWDNDEYRIKGVLI from the exons ATGgcggaattttttttttcagactttggCTTGTTTTGCTACCTGAAGGAGCTCAGAAAGGAAGAGTTCTGGAAATTTAAAGAGCTCCTCAAGCAAGAACCTCTGAAATTCGAACTCAAGGCAATCCCATGGCCTGAGCTAAAGAAAGCATCAAGAGAAGATCTAGCAAAGTTGCTGGACAAGCATTATCCAGGAAAACAGGCATGGGAGGTGACACTGAGTCTGTTTCTACAGATCAATCGGAGTGACCTGTGGACCAAGGCTCGGGAAGAAATCAGCA ATGAGCTTAACCcatataaaaatcacataaagaaaaaatttcgTCTCATATGGGAGAAGGAAACCTGCCTTCAAGTGTCTGACGATTTCTACACAGAAACCACAAAGAATGAATATGAAGAGCTGACAGCTGCATATACTGCTGACCAGGCTGGGCAGCCCATCCTCACTGTGGTCTTGCTAGGTTCTCAAGGAATTGGCAAAACAACCCTTTTGAGAAAAGTGATGTTGGAGTGGGCAGAGGGGAACTTATGGAAGGAAAGATTCACATTTATCTTCTTCTTCAATGGCTGTGAGATGAACAGTATCACAGAGACGAGCCTAGTGGAGCTCCTCTCCAGGGACTGGCCTGAATCTTCAGAGCCATTGGAAGACATCTTCTCCCAGCCAGAGAGAATCCTGTTCATCATGGATGGCTTTGAGAAGCTGAAATTTGACCTGGACCTTGACACCAACTTGTGCAATGATTGGCGGCAGCGATGTCCAACCCAGGTTATCCTGAGCAGTCTGCTGCGGAAAAAAATGCTTCCGGAGTCTTCTCTGCTGGTCGCACTGGGAGTGACAGGCATGCGGAAGAATTTTTACTTGTTGCAGCATCCAAAATACATCGCCCTCTCAGGACTCTCTGAACATGATCGGAAGCTGTATTTCTCCCACTTCTTCCGGGAGAAGAATAAAGCCTCGAGAGCCTTCAGTTTTGTGAGAGACAATGCATCACTGTTTGTCTTATGCCACTGTCTCCTTGCGTGCTGGTTGGTCTGTACTTGTATGAAATGGCagctggagagaagagaagacCTTGGGATCGCCTGTGAAAGTACCACTTCTCTGTATGTTTCCTTTTTCACCAGTGTGTTCAAATCGGGACTTCAGAATTGTCCGCCTAGGCAGAGCAGGGCCTGCCTCCAAAGCTTATGCACCTTGGCTGCAGAGGGCATCTGGACGGACATGTTTGTGTTTTACCCTGGAGATCTCAGGAGGAATGGGGTATCACAGCCTGATGCCTCGATGTGGGAGAGCCTGCGACTTCTCCAAAGGAACTGCGACTGCTTCACCTTCATCCACAGGTGTGTCCAAGAGTTTTGTGCCGCCATGTGGTACTTGCTCAGACAACCCCAGGACAACCCTAACCCGGCCATCGGAACTGTGTTTCAGCTCGTAACAGCAGTTGTGACTCAAGCCCCAACCTACTTGTTGCAGACCGGGGTCTTCCTGTTTGGGttttcaacagaaaaaacaacCAACCTGCTGGAGACATGCTTTGGTTTTCCACTGTCCAAGGAGATAAAACAGGAAATAACTAAAAGCCTTCAGAGTTTAAGTCAATATGACCCCCATCAAGTTGTCCTGAATTTTCGTGAATTGTTCAACAGTTTGTTTGAGACCCAGGAGAAAGAATTTATAACACAAGTGATGGATTTCTTTGAAGATGTTAACATTTATATCAGTAACACAGATGATTTGGTAGTGTCTGCATTCTGCCTCAAACATAGCCAAAATCTGCAGAAGCTTCACCTATGTgtagaaaatgtgttttcagatGATTGTGGAAGCATCTTAAA TAACAACCAGAAACTCTCCTTCTGGCGGGACCTCTGTTCAGTGTTCACCACCAGCAGGAACATGCAAATTCTGGATTTGGACAACTGTAATTTCAATGAGGCTTCCCAGGCGGTCCTCTGTAAAGCGCTGGCTCAGCCTGTCTGCAGACTCCAAAAGCTTGCGTGAGTTGGATGGTATACTGTTCTTCA CCTTGGAAATGGTGTAGACTTCTTTAAGGCTGTTCTTCACAACCCTTACCTGAAATACCTGAACCTACATGGCACCTGCCTCTCCTGTGGGGACGTGGGGCAGCTACGTCAGACACTGACACACCCCAGGTGCAACATAGAGCAGCTGAT GTTGGGAAAGTGCGACATCACAGATGAAGCCTGCAAGGAGATTGCCTCTGTCCTGGTCTGCAACCAGAAGTTGAAGCTTCTTTCCTTGATAGAAAACCCCGTGATGAATGAAGGCATGATGGTGCTCTGTGATGCCCTGAGGCACCCACACTGTGCCTTGGAGACACTGCT ATTGACATACTGCTGCCTCACATCTGTCGCCTGTGACTACATCTCCCAAGCCCTTTTGTGTAACAAATTCCTGTCCCTTCTTGATCTGGGGTCCAATTTCCTGGAAGACAACGGAGTGATGTCTCTATGTGAGGCATTGAAGCACCCAAGCTGCAACTTACAGCAGTTGTG gtTGGTGGGTTGTTACCTCACTCCCATTTGCTGTAAGGACCTCTCTGCTGTTCTTATTAGCAATGAAAAACTAAAGACCCTGAAACTAGGGGACAATAATATACAAGATGCTGGTGTCAAACAGTTATGTGAAGCTTTGAAGCATCCTAACTGTAAACTAGAGAATCTTGG GTTGGAAATATGTCAGCTCACCACTGCCTGTTGTGAGGACCTGGCCTCGGCTCTCAGTGTCTGCAAATCACTGAGGGGCTTGAACCTGGACTGGAATAGCTTGGATCATGATGGGCTGCTGGTGCTATGTGAAGCCTTGAGCCACCTGGACTGTGCCCTGCAACTGCTCGG